Proteins encoded together in one Bradyrhizobium sp. CB82 window:
- a CDS encoding cell division protein, whose translation MAEHVHASGEHHTSSAGAIDFRPWGEKHQALVKSEIEAINTRREAGRQIETEGLKPGQTIDVVGLALSGGGIRSSAVCLGILQALNHHDVIKRIDYLSTVSGGGYIGSSMTATMTVAKRFVFGQPPNPGAKSAKASEVSDTPEVGHIRNYSNYLVPAGARDLLTGLAIVVRGLVANVGLTLPIVLLLAVVTIISNPARSALYAANVFGVSVNNDCDRLHWISERIGFFSLIGVVLGLAIYVVGRLRYGAPSRQYGDTFDEIRRDRWELFAYGAGIAITLGVICDLARFMPVDHFGLTLTASIAGMVMFFWWAIWRSHLPANRLQEFRGLRIQQDNSTPAVLFSHLPTIAATYLVLLFLIAFFEFQPFMIAEMFDNADAASDAGLGVVAGIAVTWLKSLAAITAPIAAAVTLFRQQFAGLLKGKGTSDWLAIALAHAANLAIWIAGAALPLLIWIAYLYLTFWGITNDKLLPQRVCPNAVTEWPTLDQIDTVRRSKTHLTGTLQFDSDAGTLSAEIKDRTTQRTHTRKNREGRQIEHAPGWVNSASGTISQALRSFGLAGTIDAVKLRLGANVRWSVIALYLIFAIVLFRGSWSLAPNANSLHRLYRDRLSKAFLFKPLPRNEHAAQTDVRYKPARNVASIDQGRDLEPLDELKLSSLCAHGKLHAPYHLINTALNIQGSDFANRRGRNADFFVFAPLCVGSEATGYAPTLKFESGDRGLDLATALAISGAAASSNMGSDSIRALTPTLALLNVRLGFWLRNPRYAENNGEVRRRPSPFYLWSEISGRLYENSDAVYLTDGGHIENLGVYELLRRRCRVIIAVDAEADAPMNFSSLVTLQRYARIDLGIIIDLPWSPIRTCTLGWMACNAGKPPTPPPDSSGGPHVAIGTIDYGGANIGYLIYIKSSLTGDENDYIRDYARRYERFPHESTGDQFFSEEQFEVYRALGFHIAHRFLTGLDDVSVRDKDGKCVRKRLSADGIEPIGTIRAALGLAASS comes from the coding sequence ATGGCCGAGCATGTGCATGCGTCTGGCGAGCATCACACGTCGAGCGCGGGGGCGATCGACTTCCGGCCTTGGGGCGAGAAACACCAGGCCCTCGTCAAGAGCGAGATCGAAGCCATCAATACGCGGCGGGAGGCCGGCCGCCAGATCGAGACGGAGGGGCTCAAGCCCGGGCAGACGATCGACGTCGTCGGGCTGGCGCTTTCCGGCGGCGGCATCCGTTCCTCCGCGGTCTGTCTCGGTATTCTCCAGGCGCTGAACCATCACGACGTGATCAAGCGGATCGACTATCTCTCCACGGTTTCGGGAGGAGGTTATATCGGCAGCTCGATGACGGCGACCATGACGGTCGCAAAGCGATTCGTGTTCGGTCAGCCGCCCAATCCCGGCGCGAAGAGCGCCAAGGCGAGCGAAGTCAGCGATACGCCTGAAGTCGGCCATATCCGCAACTATTCGAACTATCTCGTTCCGGCCGGCGCGCGCGATCTCCTGACCGGACTGGCGATCGTGGTCCGCGGGCTGGTGGCCAATGTCGGTCTTACCCTGCCCATCGTTCTGCTGCTGGCAGTCGTCACCATCATCTCGAACCCCGCAAGGTCGGCGCTCTATGCGGCGAACGTGTTTGGCGTGTCCGTCAACAACGACTGCGACCGGCTGCACTGGATTTCCGAACGGATCGGCTTCTTCTCCCTGATCGGTGTGGTCCTCGGCTTGGCAATCTATGTCGTCGGCCGGCTGCGCTACGGGGCGCCCTCGCGCCAATATGGCGATACGTTTGACGAGATCAGACGAGACCGCTGGGAGTTATTTGCATACGGAGCCGGAATCGCGATCACGTTGGGGGTGATCTGCGATCTGGCGCGGTTCATGCCGGTCGATCATTTCGGCCTCACGCTCACCGCGAGCATCGCGGGGATGGTCATGTTCTTCTGGTGGGCGATCTGGCGGTCGCATCTGCCGGCGAACAGGCTGCAGGAATTCCGCGGCCTCAGGATCCAACAGGACAACAGCACACCCGCAGTGCTGTTCAGCCACTTGCCGACGATAGCCGCGACCTATCTCGTGCTGCTCTTCCTGATCGCCTTCTTCGAGTTTCAGCCGTTCATGATCGCTGAAATGTTCGACAATGCGGACGCAGCCTCGGATGCCGGGCTCGGCGTCGTCGCAGGCATCGCCGTGACATGGCTGAAGTCCCTGGCCGCGATCACCGCGCCGATCGCCGCCGCCGTCACCCTCTTCAGGCAGCAATTCGCGGGCTTGCTGAAGGGGAAGGGGACCTCCGATTGGCTGGCGATCGCGCTGGCCCATGCCGCCAACCTGGCGATCTGGATCGCCGGCGCAGCGTTGCCGCTGCTGATCTGGATCGCCTATCTCTATCTGACCTTCTGGGGCATCACCAACGACAAGCTTTTGCCGCAGCGCGTCTGTCCGAACGCGGTGACCGAATGGCCCACGCTCGACCAGATCGATACGGTCAGGAGATCGAAGACCCATCTGACCGGAACGCTTCAATTCGATTCGGACGCCGGAACTCTGAGCGCTGAAATAAAAGACCGGACGACGCAGCGCACACACACGAGAAAAAACCGCGAAGGGCGGCAGATCGAGCATGCGCCGGGGTGGGTGAATTCGGCCTCCGGTACCATATCCCAGGCGCTTCGCTCGTTCGGCCTCGCCGGCACTATCGACGCCGTCAAGCTTCGGCTCGGCGCGAACGTACGCTGGTCGGTGATCGCGCTGTATCTCATTTTCGCGATCGTGTTGTTCCGCGGCTCGTGGTCTCTCGCGCCGAACGCCAATTCGTTGCATCGTCTCTATCGGGATCGCCTGAGCAAGGCGTTCCTGTTCAAGCCGCTGCCGCGAAACGAGCATGCGGCGCAAACGGACGTCCGCTACAAGCCGGCCCGGAACGTCGCGAGCATCGACCAGGGACGTGACCTCGAACCTCTGGACGAGCTCAAGCTCAGCTCGCTCTGCGCCCATGGAAAGCTCCATGCTCCCTATCACCTGATCAACACGGCGTTGAACATCCAGGGCTCCGACTTCGCCAACCGCAGAGGCCGCAACGCCGATTTTTTCGTGTTCGCGCCATTGTGCGTGGGAAGCGAGGCGACCGGCTACGCGCCGACGCTGAAATTCGAGAGCGGCGACCGCGGTCTCGATCTGGCGACGGCATTGGCGATCTCCGGAGCGGCCGCCTCGTCCAACATGGGATCGGATTCCATCAGGGCGCTGACGCCGACGCTCGCTTTGCTGAACGTTCGTCTCGGCTTCTGGCTCAGGAATCCGCGCTACGCCGAGAACAACGGTGAGGTGCGGCGACGGCCGTCGCCGTTCTATCTCTGGTCGGAAATATCGGGCCGGCTCTACGAGAACAGTGACGCCGTCTATCTGACAGACGGAGGGCACATCGAGAATCTCGGCGTCTACGAGCTGTTGCGGCGCCGTTGCAGGGTCATCATTGCCGTCGACGCCGAGGCCGATGCGCCGATGAACTTCTCCTCGCTCGTCACGCTGCAGAGATACGCGCGCATCGATCTCGGCATCATCATCGATCTGCCGTGGTCGCCGATTCGGACCTGTACGCTGGGCTGGATGGCCTGCAATGCCGGAAAGCCTCCGACGCCGCCGCCCGATTCGTCAGGCGGCCCCCACGTCGCGATCGGCACGATCGACTATGGCGGGGCAAACATCGGTTATCTCATCTACATCAAATCGTCGCTCACCGGCGACGAGAACGACTACATCCGCGACTATGCGCGCCGCTACGAGCGCTTCCCGCACGAGTCCACGGGCGACCAGTTCTTCTCGGAGGAGCAGTTCGAGGTCTATCGCGCGCTCGGCTTCCACATCGCTCATCGATTTCTCACCGGCCTCGACGACGTGTCCGTGAGGGACAAGGACGGCAAGTGCGTGCGGAAGCGGCTGAGTGCCGACGGCATCGAGCCGATCGGAACGATCCGTGCCGCATTAGGTCTTGCCGCTTCATCGTAG
- a CDS encoding sodium:proton antiporter, whose protein sequence is MGWPYALPFAGLLLSIALGPLSFPKFWHHHYGKIAAAWSVLALISLVWLAGGMATLAAFVHAMLAEYLGFIVLLFSLYVVAGGILISGDIKGTPGANTGILALGTLMASVVGTTGAAMILIRPLIRANRQRRYNTHVVIFFIILVANVGGALSPLGDPPLFVGFLHGVDFFWTMRNIWLQTAIVAGLLLAIFVVVDVWRFRNEPLPAGTLPGEPLRIRGLINLLLIAAIVASLLVSAMWKPGIAFDILGTRLELESIFRNVVLLAIAALSVWLTPDEHRQANGFTWEPIREVAKLFAGIFVAIIPVIAMLDAGHHGAFAWLLSAVTAPDGSPREVAYFWFTGLMSAFLDNAPTYLLFFELAGGDPPVLMNELSGTLASISMGAVYMGALTYIGNAPNFMVNSIASESGIEMPSFFGYLLRAGAVLIPLFLLLTILPVAPILHGH, encoded by the coding sequence ATGGGCTGGCCCTACGCGCTGCCGTTTGCCGGGCTGTTGCTGTCGATCGCGCTCGGACCATTGTCGTTCCCGAAATTCTGGCATCACCATTACGGCAAGATCGCCGCCGCCTGGTCGGTGCTCGCGCTCATCTCGCTGGTCTGGCTCGCGGGCGGCATGGCGACGCTGGCGGCGTTCGTCCACGCCATGCTCGCCGAATATCTCGGCTTCATCGTGTTGCTGTTCTCGCTCTATGTCGTGGCCGGCGGCATCCTCATCAGCGGCGACATCAAGGGAACGCCGGGGGCCAACACCGGCATCCTCGCGCTGGGCACGCTGATGGCGAGCGTCGTCGGCACCACGGGCGCTGCGATGATCCTGATTCGTCCGCTGATCCGCGCCAATCGGCAGCGGCGCTACAACACCCATGTCGTCATCTTCTTCATCATCCTGGTCGCTAATGTCGGCGGCGCGCTGAGCCCGCTCGGCGATCCCCCACTGTTCGTCGGCTTCCTGCACGGCGTCGACTTCTTCTGGACCATGCGGAACATCTGGCTCCAGACCGCGATCGTTGCGGGCTTGTTGCTCGCGATATTTGTCGTCGTCGATGTCTGGCGCTTCCGCAACGAGCCGTTGCCGGCCGGCACATTACCCGGGGAGCCGCTTCGGATCCGCGGCCTCATCAACCTCTTGCTGATCGCTGCCATCGTCGCGAGCCTGCTCGTGTCGGCGATGTGGAAGCCGGGCATCGCATTCGACATTCTCGGAACCAGGCTGGAGCTGGAGAGCATCTTCCGCAATGTGGTGCTGCTCGCGATTGCCGCTCTCTCGGTGTGGCTGACGCCGGACGAGCACCGGCAGGCCAATGGCTTCACCTGGGAGCCGATCCGCGAAGTGGCAAAGCTCTTTGCCGGCATCTTCGTCGCCATCATTCCGGTCATTGCCATGCTCGATGCCGGCCATCACGGCGCGTTCGCCTGGCTGCTGTCGGCGGTGACGGCGCCGGATGGGAGCCCGCGCGAAGTGGCCTATTTCTGGTTCACCGGGCTGATGTCGGCGTTCCTCGACAATGCGCCGACCTACCTGTTGTTTTTCGAGCTCGCAGGCGGCGATCCGCCGGTGCTGATGAACGAGCTCTCCGGCACGCTCGCTTCGATCTCCATGGGAGCAGTCTATATGGGGGCGCTCACCTATATCGGCAACGCGCCGAACTTCATGGTGAACAGCATTGCGAGCGAGAGCGGCATCGAGATGCCCAGCTTCTTCGGCTACCTCCTGCGCGCGGGCGCGGTGCTGATCCCGCTGTTCCTGCTGCTCACCATCCTGCCGGTAGCGCCGATCCTGCACGGGCATTGA
- the rpsU gene encoding 30S ribosomal protein S21, which translates to MQVLVRDNNVDQALKALKKKMQREGIFREMKLRGHYEKPSEKKAREKAEAVRRARKLARKKLQREGLLPMKPKPVFGAGPGGERGAGGRGGPGAGPRGPR; encoded by the coding sequence GTGCAGGTTCTCGTTCGCGATAACAATGTCGATCAAGCCCTCAAGGCGCTGAAGAAGAAGATGCAGCGCGAGGGGATTTTCCGCGAGATGAAGCTCCGCGGTCACTACGAAAAGCCATCCGAGAAGAAGGCCCGCGAAAAGGCCGAAGCCGTGCGCCGCGCGCGCAAGCTGGCGCGCAAGAAGCTGCAGCGTGAAGGCTTGCTGCCGATGAAGCCGAAGCCGGTGTTCGGCGCTGGCCCCGGTGGCGAGCGTGGCGCCGGCGGCCGTGGCGGCCCCGGTGCAGGTCCGCGCGGACCGCGCTGA
- a CDS encoding Re/Si-specific NAD(P)(+) transhydrogenase subunit alpha: MKIAVAKEIDPSEPRVAASPDTVKKFKALGAEIAVEPGAGVKSGLLDSDYTAAGATVSADALVDADIIIKVKRPEASELGQYKRGALVIAIMDPYGNDAALKTMADAGIAAFAMELLPRITRAQVMDVLSSQANLAGYRAVIEGAEAFGRAFPMMMTAAGTVPAAKVFVMGVGVAGLQAIATARRLGAVVTATDVRPATKEQVESLGAKFLAVEDEEFKNAQTAGGYAKEMSKEYQAKQAALTAEHIKKQDIVITTALIPGRPAPKLVSAEMVKSMKPGSVLVDLAVERGGNVEGAKPGEVVDLDGIKIVGYTNVAGRVAASASGLYARNLFSFIETMIDKKEKKLAVNWDDELVKATALTRDGAVIHPNFQPQSA; the protein is encoded by the coding sequence ATGAAGATTGCCGTTGCCAAGGAAATCGATCCGTCGGAGCCGCGGGTCGCCGCTTCGCCGGACACGGTGAAGAAGTTCAAGGCGCTGGGCGCCGAGATCGCCGTCGAGCCCGGTGCCGGCGTCAAGTCGGGCCTGCTGGATTCCGACTACACCGCCGCCGGCGCGACCGTCAGCGCGGATGCGCTCGTTGATGCCGACATCATCATCAAGGTGAAGCGCCCCGAGGCGTCCGAGCTCGGCCAGTACAAGCGCGGCGCACTGGTCATCGCCATCATGGATCCCTACGGCAATGATGCCGCGCTGAAGACGATGGCCGATGCCGGTATCGCCGCCTTTGCCATGGAACTGCTGCCGCGCATCACGCGCGCGCAGGTGATGGACGTGCTGTCGTCGCAGGCGAACCTGGCGGGCTACCGTGCCGTGATCGAGGGCGCGGAAGCCTTCGGCCGCGCCTTCCCGATGATGATGACCGCGGCGGGCACCGTGCCCGCCGCAAAAGTGTTCGTGATGGGCGTCGGCGTCGCCGGCCTCCAGGCGATCGCGACCGCGCGCCGTCTCGGCGCCGTCGTCACCGCGACCGACGTGCGCCCTGCCACCAAGGAGCAGGTCGAATCGCTCGGCGCAAAGTTCCTCGCCGTCGAGGACGAGGAGTTCAAGAACGCGCAGACCGCCGGCGGCTATGCCAAGGAAATGTCCAAGGAGTACCAGGCCAAGCAGGCCGCGCTGACCGCCGAGCACATCAAGAAGCAGGACATCGTGATCACCACGGCGCTGATCCCGGGCCGGCCCGCGCCCAAGCTCGTCAGCGCCGAGATGGTCAAGTCGATGAAGCCGGGCTCGGTTCTGGTCGACCTTGCCGTCGAGCGCGGCGGCAATGTCGAGGGGGCCAAGCCGGGCGAGGTCGTCGATCTCGATGGCATCAAGATCGTCGGCTACACCAATGTTGCCGGCCGCGTCGCCGCGTCGGCCTCCGGCCTCTACGCGCGCAACCTGTTTTCCTTCATCGAGACCATGATCGACAAGAAAGAGAAGAAGCTTGCCGTGAACTGGGACGACGAGCTCGTGAAGGCGACCGCGCTGACCAGGGACGGCGCCGTCATCCACCCCAACTTTCAGCCCCAGTCGGCTTAA
- a CDS encoding tetratricopeptide repeat protein produces MASPFPEHSPAQSCRPWRRSVTLALIAIALSGCSFDLGSLMPEKEKPQDPPKAAAAPAESAVSAGNVTEAQSHTAKGQALAKSGEAAAALEEFNRAVALDPYNAQALYGRALIYQGNNEHEFAIADFSAASGLNPQKPEPLLGRAISYLAVGKVKEAATDLDEASEADPHNAQVWTTRGLAYERLGDKVKAAASYTRAVALRPRDDAARSGLARIGG; encoded by the coding sequence ATGGCCTCCCCTTTCCCCGAGCACAGCCCGGCACAGTCGTGCCGACCCTGGCGGCGCTCCGTCACGCTCGCGCTGATCGCGATCGCACTGTCCGGCTGCTCGTTCGACCTGGGATCGCTGATGCCGGAGAAGGAGAAGCCGCAGGACCCGCCCAAGGCTGCTGCCGCGCCCGCCGAGAGCGCGGTCAGCGCCGGCAATGTCACTGAGGCACAGAGCCATACGGCCAAGGGTCAGGCGCTCGCGAAATCGGGAGAAGCGGCGGCGGCGCTCGAAGAGTTCAACCGCGCGGTCGCGCTCGATCCCTACAATGCGCAGGCGCTCTATGGCCGCGCCCTGATCTATCAGGGCAACAACGAGCACGAGTTCGCGATCGCGGATTTCAGCGCGGCGAGCGGGCTCAATCCGCAGAAGCCGGAGCCGTTGCTCGGCCGCGCCATCAGCTATCTCGCCGTCGGCAAGGTCAAGGAAGCCGCAACCGACCTCGACGAAGCCTCCGAGGCCGATCCGCATAATGCACAAGTCTGGACCACGCGGGGGCTCGCCTATGAGCGCCTCGGCGACAAGGTCAAGGCGGCGGCGTCCTACACAAGGGCGGTCGCGCTACGTCCACGCGACGATGCCGCTCGCAGCGGTCTCGCCCGCATCGGCGGCTGA
- a CDS encoding alpha/beta hydrolase, whose translation MTFLKWIAIVIATGYLAGLVVLYVRQRDMLFPIPPVGRTPPAAAGLPGAEEHVLTASDGEKVIVWHVPAKPGRPVILYFHGNGDSLAGLAGRFKAVTTDGTGLVALSYRGYAGSSGAPSEQGLLRDAAAAYAFTTARYAAERIAVWGFSLGTGVAVAIASEHRIGKLILEAPYTSTVDVAASLFRFVPIRLLMRDRFRSDERIARVTVPLLVMHGTDDLVIPIVFGQRLFALAHEPKRFVRFPGGGHDNLDSFGAIETVRRFIAS comes from the coding sequence ATGACATTCCTGAAGTGGATCGCGATCGTCATCGCGACCGGCTATCTCGCCGGCCTCGTCGTGCTGTATGTGAGGCAGCGCGACATGCTGTTTCCGATCCCGCCGGTCGGTCGCACCCCACCGGCTGCTGCAGGTCTTCCCGGGGCGGAAGAGCACGTGCTGACCGCGTCGGATGGTGAGAAGGTCATCGTCTGGCACGTGCCGGCGAAACCCGGTCGTCCCGTCATCCTCTATTTTCACGGCAATGGCGATTCCCTTGCCGGCCTTGCCGGACGCTTCAAGGCCGTGACGACCGACGGTACCGGCCTCGTCGCACTGTCCTATCGCGGCTATGCCGGCTCGAGCGGGGCGCCGAGCGAACAGGGCTTGCTGCGGGATGCCGCGGCCGCCTACGCCTTCACAACCGCGCGTTACGCGGCGGAACGGATCGCCGTCTGGGGCTTTTCGCTCGGGACCGGCGTGGCGGTCGCCATCGCATCCGAACATCGCATAGGCAAGTTGATCCTGGAAGCGCCTTACACGTCGACGGTCGACGTCGCTGCCTCGCTCTTCCGCTTCGTTCCGATCCGGCTCTTGATGCGCGACCGGTTTCGCTCCGATGAGCGGATCGCGCGCGTCACGGTGCCGCTGCTCGTCATGCATGGCACCGATGACCTTGTCATTCCGATCGTCTTCGGACAGCGTCTGTTCGCGCTCGCGCACGAGCCAAAACGGTTCGTCCGGTTTCCGGGGGGCGGACACGACAATCTCGATTCCTTCGGGGCGATCGAAACGGTGAGGCGGTTCATTGCGTCCTAG
- a CDS encoding ionic transporter y4hA, with protein MSAHSPMPRSAWIFPALAVLLFVAVTATDYTFTLSLGGLAFALLLLVILFGTVFAAVHHAEVIAERVGEPYGTLVLTLAVTIIEVALITTIMLGEKPAPELARDTVFAVVMIVCNGLVGVCVFIGGLRYREQGFQVSGANVYLSVLFALATITLIMPNYTVTTPGPFYSSIQLGFVDVVTLALYGVFLYTQTVLHRDYFINEAAEGEGGKAHLSGGLFLLSVALLLISLLAVVLLAKKFSLVVDAVAARIGAPPAFAGLLVALLILLPEGVSAIAAARKNDLQKSINLALGSSLATIGLTIPAVGVATYALDKKLELGLSPQDSVLLLLTFFLSMLTFGTGRTNVLFGLVHMVVFAVYVFMVFVP; from the coding sequence ATGAGCGCCCATAGCCCGATGCCCCGGTCGGCCTGGATCTTTCCCGCGCTGGCCGTGCTGTTGTTCGTCGCCGTCACTGCGACGGACTACACCTTCACGCTGTCGCTCGGCGGCCTCGCCTTTGCGCTTCTCCTCCTCGTGATCCTGTTCGGAACGGTGTTCGCGGCTGTTCATCATGCCGAGGTGATCGCGGAACGTGTCGGCGAACCCTACGGAACGCTGGTGCTGACACTCGCGGTCACGATCATCGAGGTGGCGCTGATCACCACGATCATGCTGGGCGAGAAGCCGGCGCCGGAATTGGCGCGCGACACCGTGTTCGCGGTGGTCATGATCGTCTGCAACGGGCTGGTCGGCGTCTGCGTCTTCATCGGCGGCCTGCGCTACCGCGAGCAGGGCTTTCAGGTCTCCGGCGCCAACGTCTATCTCAGCGTGCTGTTCGCGCTCGCGACCATCACGCTGATCATGCCGAACTACACGGTCACCACGCCGGGACCGTTCTACTCGTCGATCCAGCTCGGCTTCGTCGACGTTGTTACGCTCGCGCTCTACGGCGTGTTCCTCTACACCCAGACAGTCCTGCACCGGGATTACTTCATCAACGAGGCCGCGGAAGGCGAGGGTGGGAAGGCCCATCTGTCGGGCGGGCTGTTCCTGCTCAGCGTCGCGCTGCTCCTGATCTCGCTGTTGGCCGTGGTGCTGCTGGCGAAGAAATTTTCGCTGGTGGTCGACGCGGTCGCAGCCAGGATCGGTGCGCCGCCGGCGTTCGCGGGTCTCTTGGTCGCGCTGCTGATCCTGCTGCCCGAGGGCGTCTCGGCGATTGCGGCGGCGCGCAAGAACGATCTCCAGAAGAGCATCAATCTTGCGCTGGGTTCCTCGCTCGCGACCATCGGGCTGACGATCCCGGCGGTCGGGGTCGCCACCTACGCGCTCGACAAGAAACTCGAGCTCGGCCTCAGCCCCCAGGACAGCGTCCTGCTGCTCCTGACCTTCTTCCTGAGCATGCTGACCTTCGGCACCGGCAGGACCAACGTCCTGTTCGGGCTGGTCCATATGGTGGTATTTGCCGTCTACGTGTTCATGGTGTTCGTGCCGTAG
- a CDS encoding NAD(P)(+) transhydrogenase (Re/Si-specific) subunit beta — protein MSANLSALLYLVAGVLFILSLRGLSSPATSRQGNLLGMIGMAIAVATTLANHPPADGLAWLLVIVGIAIGGAIGAMIARRVPMTSMPELVAAFHSLVGMAAVLVAAGAFYAPEAFDIGTPGNIHTQSLVEMSLGVAIGALTFTGSVIAFLKLSARMSGAPIILPARHLINIALAVALVACIVGLVVTGSPVFFWLNVILALALGVLMIIPIGGADMPVVISMLNSYSGWAAAGIGFTLGNSALIITGALVGSSGAILSYIMCHAMNRSFISVILGGFGGETAAAGGGTGEQKPAKLGSADDAAFIMKNASKVIIVPGYGMAVAQAQHALREMADMLKKEGVEVKYAIHPVAGRMPGHMNVLLAEANVPYDEVFELEDINSEFAQADIAFVIGANDVTNPAAEEDKTSPIYGMPVLQVWKAGTVMFIKRSLASGYAGIDNPLFYRDNTMMLLGDAKKVTENIVKAM, from the coding sequence ATGAGCGCTAATCTCTCTGCATTGTTGTATCTCGTGGCGGGTGTGCTGTTCATCCTGTCGTTGCGGGGACTGTCGAGCCCGGCCACCTCGCGCCAGGGCAATCTGCTTGGCATGATCGGTATGGCGATCGCGGTCGCCACCACGCTTGCCAACCATCCGCCGGCCGACGGCCTCGCCTGGCTGCTCGTCATCGTCGGCATCGCCATCGGTGGCGCGATCGGTGCCATGATCGCGCGTCGCGTGCCGATGACCTCGATGCCGGAGCTGGTCGCCGCCTTCCACTCGCTGGTCGGCATGGCCGCGGTGCTGGTCGCCGCAGGCGCGTTCTATGCACCGGAAGCTTTCGACATCGGCACCCCCGGCAACATCCACACCCAGAGCCTGGTCGAAATGTCGCTCGGCGTCGCCATCGGCGCGCTGACCTTCACCGGCTCGGTGATCGCGTTCCTCAAGCTGTCGGCCCGCATGAGCGGCGCGCCGATCATCCTGCCGGCGCGGCACCTCATCAACATCGCGCTCGCTGTCGCACTGGTCGCCTGCATCGTCGGGCTCGTCGTCACCGGCAGCCCGGTGTTCTTCTGGCTCAACGTCATCCTGGCGCTGGCACTCGGCGTGCTCATGATCATCCCGATCGGCGGCGCCGACATGCCGGTCGTGATCTCGATGCTCAACTCCTATTCGGGGTGGGCCGCGGCCGGCATCGGCTTCACGCTCGGCAACTCAGCGCTGATCATCACCGGCGCGCTGGTCGGCTCATCCGGCGCGATCCTGTCCTACATCATGTGCCATGCGATGAACCGGTCCTTCATCTCGGTCATCCTCGGCGGCTTCGGCGGCGAGACGGCCGCCGCTGGCGGGGGGACCGGCGAGCAGAAGCCGGCCAAGCTCGGCTCGGCGGACGATGCCGCCTTCATCATGAAGAACGCCTCCAAGGTCATCATCGTGCCCGGCTACGGCATGGCGGTGGCGCAGGCCCAGCACGCGCTGCGCGAAATGGCCGACATGCTGAAGAAGGAAGGCGTCGAGGTGAAGTACGCCATCCACCCGGTCGCCGGCCGCATGCCGGGCCACATGAACGTGCTCCTGGCCGAGGCCAACGTGCCCTACGACGAGGTGTTCGAGCTCGAGGACATCAACTCCGAATTCGCGCAGGCCGACATCGCCTTCGTGATCGGCGCCAATGACGTGACCAACCCCGCCGCCGAAGAGGACAAGACCTCGCCGATCTACGGCATGCCGGTGCTCCAGGTCTGGAAGGCGGGCACCGTGATGTTCATCAAGCGCTCGCTGGCTTCGGGTTACGCCGGCATCGACAATCCGCTGTTCTATCGCGACAACACCATGATGCTGCTCGGCGACGCCAAGAAGGTCACTGAGAACATCGTCAAGGCGATGTAG
- a CDS encoding aa3-type cytochrome c oxidase subunit IV — protein sequence MADHSEVAYSTADGNDYVAHEQTYEGFIKLVKYGTAAVALIVILMAIFLT from the coding sequence ATGGCTGACCATAGCGAAGTGGCGTACAGCACCGCCGACGGCAACGACTACGTTGCCCACGAGCAGACCTATGAGGGCTTCATCAAGCTGGTGAAGTATGGCACGGCCGCGGTCGCGCTCATCGTCATCCTGATGGCGATCTTCCTGACCTGA
- a CDS encoding proton-translocating transhydrogenase family protein, translating to MEHVAQVVDPFIFRLSIFVLAVFVGYFVVWSVTPALHTPLMSVTNAISSVIVVGALLAGGVANVSSGSGWARAFGFIALIFACINIFGGFLVTQRMLAMYKKKAK from the coding sequence ATGGAGCATGTCGCACAGGTCGTCGATCCCTTCATCTTCCGGCTGTCGATTTTCGTGCTGGCGGTGTTCGTCGGCTATTTCGTGGTGTGGTCGGTGACGCCGGCGCTGCACACGCCGCTGATGTCGGTCACAAACGCGATCTCCTCGGTGATCGTGGTCGGTGCGTTGCTCGCCGGCGGTGTCGCCAATGTCTCGAGCGGTTCCGGCTGGGCGCGCGCCTTCGGCTTCATCGCGCTGATCTTTGCCTGCATCAACATCTTCGGGGGCTTCCTTGTCACCCAGCGCATGCTGGCGATGTACAAGAAGAAGGCCAAGTAA
- a CDS encoding cupin domain-containing protein — protein MLSAKSDVQVDTDEVRVTEWRLPAGGATGHHIHGMDYVIVPVTAGQMTIVAPNGERSTAQLSAGKSYFRKAGVAHDVLNETATEIVFLEIELKP, from the coding sequence ATGTTGTCCGCCAAATCCGACGTTCAGGTCGACACCGACGAGGTTAGGGTCACCGAGTGGCGGCTGCCGGCGGGCGGCGCCACCGGCCATCACATTCACGGGATGGACTATGTGATCGTTCCCGTCACAGCCGGCCAGATGACCATCGTGGCGCCCAATGGGGAACGCTCCACGGCGCAGCTTTCGGCAGGCAAGTCCTACTTCCGCAAGGCCGGCGTCGCGCACGACGTGCTTAACGAAACTGCAACGGAGATCGTGTTCCTTGAGATCGAGTTGAAACCGTAA